The window CACATTACTCAAAAATTTGGAGTGGTGTATGAATTATTCTCCTCTTTAGATATGTCTCGACTACGAGTGAAGTTAGGGGTAAACGACTCCGAAGAAGTGCCTAGTATTACCTCGGTTTGGAAAGTGGCCAATTGGTTTGAAAGAGAAATTTACGATATGTTTGGTATTGTTTTTACCGGCCATCCGTATTTACATCGCCTATTAACTCACCATCAATTTCAAGGGCATCCTTTAAGAAAAAGTTACCCTGCAGATTATAATCAACCTTGTACAGAATCTTTACCCATTCACTTTGCCGATGATAAAGTGGACTTAGACCCCAATAGCTCGATGATACCTTTAAACATTGGCCCTTCTCACCCCGCCACCCATGGAACTTTACGAGTGATGTGCGAATTGGACGGAGAAAAAGTAAACAGAGCTAATGTAGAAATTGGTTACCTTCATCGCTGTTTTGAAAAAATGGCAGAAACACATCCTTATAATCAAGTTATTCCTTACACCGATCGGTTAAACTATTGTTCTGCTCCCATTAATAATGTGGCGTATTGCAAAACAGTAGAAAAACTATTGGGAGTAAATATTCCTTTGCGAGCGCAAGCCATGCGTATTGTTTTAATGGAATTGTCTCGCATTATCGATCACATTGTTTGTGTGGCAGCAAACGCGGTCGACTTAGGTGCTTTAACGGGATTTTTTCATCTATTTACTTATCGAGAAAAGGTTTACTCTTTGTTTGAAAAATTATGTGGAGCAAGGTTAACCGTTTCTTTAACTCGCGTGGGAGGAATGGCCCAAGACGCTCCTGATAATTGGTTTAAAGAGGTTTTAGAATTTTGTAAAGATATGTCCAAAGGAGTGGATGAAATTGACCAGTTACTAACGGGCAATAAAATTTGGATTAATCGAACGCGTGATGTGGGTAACATTACCACAGAAGAAGCGGTGGCTTGGGGTTATACAGGGCCTTTGTTAAGAGCCACAGGCATGAACCTAGATCTTAGAAAAGCTACTCCTTATTATGGTTACGAAACTTTAGATTTTGACATTCCCACAGGAACCTCTGGAGATTTGTATGACAGGTACTTAGTAAGAGTGGCCGAAATGCGAGAGTCCTTAAAAATTATTACGCAAATGTGTAAAAATATGCCTTCGGGAGATTACACCATTCGCGATAAAAGCATAGTGTTGCCAGAAAAAAAAGATGTTTATGGAAATATTGAATCTTTAATGAATCATTTTATGTTAGTGATAAAAGGAATTAAAAATAAACCTTTAGAAGTTTACGACGCCTTAGAAGCGGCTAATGGCGAGCTAGGTTTTTACTTAATTAGTGATGGTTCGGCTTGTCCTTATCGTTTAAAAGTTAGACCGCCTTGCTTTTCTATTTACCAATCCTTTCCCGAACAAATTATAGGAGTTCAGGTGGCCGATGTTATTGCTATTTTAGGAAGCATGAATGTTATTGCAGGAGAGCTAGACAGATAATTATTTTTTAGAAGGTAAAAACTATGTTTACAATATCAGAAAAAACTAAAGCATTTATTACTAAAGAAGTTTCTCGCTACGAAACAAAACGCTCTGCAATTATCCCTTGTTTGTTTGAATTACAAAAAGATAATCAGGGGTGGATTAATAATGACTGCATTGAATCTTTAAGCCAATTTATGAACATTCCCTCCAAAGACATTAATGAAGTTTTTCACTTTTATACTATGTTTAACAAACAATCAGTGGGAAACTTTCATATACAAGTGTGTTGCAACATTTCTTGTCACATGAACGGAGGTTTAGATTTGTTTCAAGTTTTAAGTGATAAGTTTAATATAAAGCCACAGCAAGTTAGTAAAGAGGGCTTGGCTATTTCTAAGGTGGAATGTTTGGGTTCTTGTGGAACAGCGCCTATGATGCAGGTTAATGAAAAATATTATGAAAACTTAACTAAAGAAAAAGCGATACAATTGGTAAACGATTTAGTGGCTAGTAAAAAGCAAAATTAAAAACGAGTTATTTATGGAAGTAAAAATTTTAACCCAACATTACGATAAGCCAGAGTATCAAAGTTTAGAAGGTTATAAAAAATACGAGGGTTACCAGCAATTAAAAAAAGCATTAACTTTAAAACCCGAGGCTATTACAGAAATGGTAAAGCAAGCGGGTTTAAGAGGTAGAGGTGGGGCGGGTTTTCCTGCAGGAGTAAAATGGGGCTTTTTGCCAAACAATGGTAAAAAGCGCTATTTAATTTGCAACGCTGACGAAGGGGAACCTGGAACTTTTAAAGATCGCGCAATGATGGACCGCGCTCCTCACCAGCTAATTGAAGGAATGATTATTTCCGCCTTTGCTATTAATTCTCCTAAATCTTATATTTATATTCGCGGAGAGTACTTTGAATCCAAAAGGATTGTAGAAAAAGCGATTAAAGAAGCTTATGCTGCTAATTTATTAGGGGATAACATTTTAGGCAGTGGCTTTTCTCACCACATGGATATTTACTCTGGTGCTGGAGCTTATATTTGCGGAGAAGAAACGGGTTTAATTTCTTCTTTAGAGGGAAAAAAAGGACAACCTAAATTAAAGCCACCTTTTCCAGCTATTGAAGGGTATTTGGCTCATCCTACTATTGTAAACAATGTGGAAACTTTAGCTGCCGTAACTATAATTATTCGTGACGGAGTTGAGGGTTACAGAAAATATGGAACAGAAAAATCTCCAGGAACCAAATTATTTTCTGTTAGTGGAAATGTGGTTAAGCCAGGCAATTATGAAATTCCTTTAGGAACTCCTTTAAAGGATGTTATTTTTAATTTATGTGGCGGTTTAAAACAGGGCCGAAAATTAAAAGCCGTAATTCCAGGAGGCTCTTCGGCTCCGGTGTTAAATGAAGAAGAGGCTATGTCGGTAAATATGGATTACGAAGATTTAGCAGACAAAGGGTCTATGTTGGGTTCGGGGGCTATTATTGTTATTGATGATTCTAACTCCATGGTAGAATTGTTACAGGTGTTAATGCATTTTTATCATCATGAGTCTTGTGGGCAATGCACTCCTTGTAGAGAGGGGACGGGTTGGTTATCTAAATTATCTAATTCTATTTTAGAAGGATCTGCTAGTTTAAATGATGTAAAGTTATTAGAAAAAGTAGCTAACCACATGAAAGGAAAAACTATTTGTGCGTTGTCTGATGCTGCCGCTTTTCCTGTGTTAAGTTTTGTTTCTAAATTTAAAGAAGAATTTATTTCTGCAGCTACAGCCAATGTAGCTTTACAATTTCAGTCTAAAAATGGGCAAAGTTATAAAAGAGGGTAGTGATGTCAGATAAAAAAGAAAATTTAGTAAGCTGTGTAGTTAATGGAAAGTCGGTTACTGTTTCTAAAAACACCAGCATTATAAAAGCTTTTAAGGCGGCGGGCGAAGATATTGCTCATTATTGTTATCACCCTGGTTTAAGTGTAGCCGGGTGTTGTCGTTTATGTATGGTCGAAATTGAAGGCAACCCTAGAACGCAAATTGCTTGCAACACTATGGTAGCCGAGGGAATGAAAATTACTAACCAGTCCGAAAAAATTAAAGAAGATGTTCAGTGGGGTTTAGACTTTCATTTGTTAAATCATCCTTTGGATTGTCCAATATGTGATCAAGCCGGCGAATGTGGTTTGCAAGAACAATATATGAAGTTTGGTCAGTACGAACCAGAAATGAATCAAAACAAAGTGAAAAAAAATAAAGTAGTTTCTTTGGGTGAAAAAATTGTTTTAGATACCGAAAGGTGTATTTTGTGTTCTCGTTGTGTGCGTTTTACCGACGAAGTTAGTAAAACCCACGAGCTAGGTATTTTTAATCGAGGTGACCGCAGTGAGGTGGGAACTTTTAATGGTAAAGAGTTAAATAACGATTACGCATTAAACACGGTGGATATTTGCCCTGTGGGTGCTTTAACTTCTAAAGATTTTCGTTTTAAACAACGGGTTTGGTACTTAAAAAGAGCAGAAGCTATTTGTACCGGTTGCTCCACGGGTTGCAGTATTTATTTAGATTATAATGACGAGGGTTTTTTTCGTGTTATGCCTAAGCCCAATGAAAATAATAATTCGTATTGGATGTGTGATGAAGGTCGAGACTTGTACCAACATTTAAATCCAAAAAAGCGATTAGTACAAGTTTGCCCCTCCCAATCCATTAACGCTTCCTCTTCGGAAGAGGCTGTGCAGGGTTTAAAAACGACATTAGAAAACATAACCGACAAAACCAAAGTGGGTGTTTTAGTTACAGGACAATATTCTGTAGAAGACTACCAAGCGTTTTTCTCTTCCATAAAAGAAAAAACCTCTATTGAAAAAGTGTACCATTGGTTTGATCAAAAAAATTCTGAAAACGACTTTGATGATTTATTAATTAGAGGAGACAAAAACCCAAACACAAAAGGTTTGTTGTCTGTAACAAAAGATTTATCTTTAAATCTTGTAGATAGTTTGGAGTTAAAAAACACAGCTAGTCATTTAGATGTATTAATTGTTTTAGGCCCCGAGTATAACAAATTTTTCTCGACACTTGATGAAAAAATAGCAATGTTTAAAAAAGCAGGCCAGGTTTTTTATTTTTCTTCTGTGAAGTTAGAGGCTTTAGATGCTCTTTCTAATGTTACACAAATTCCTTTACCTAGTTTAGTAGAGAGGGGAGGCACTTATATTAATTACAAAGGTTTAGAACAAAAAGTAGCTATTTTGCCAAAAGTTATTTCTGGAATTTTAAACTTTAGTGAAATAGCTAAAGTATTAAGGGGAGAAAAAGTGCAACTAGAACCCGTGTTTTTAAAAACACAGAAAGTAAAAGACAATCAATTTAATTTTCAAAAAAAATAATATAAAAAATAATATAAAATACGGTTTAGAAAAATAACAGGAAGAAATCATGAAAGTTAATCACAATATAAAGTCATATTTTTTGCTAAGTATTTTTTCTGGAATGAAATTTACTTTTATTAAAATGATTAAAAATCTTTTTAATAAAAAAAAGATGATCACTTTAAACTATCCAGAAGAAAAATACTCCTATGGCCCAAGGTTTAAGGGAAATCATATTTTAACGGTAAAAAAAGATGGGTCTTTGCGTTGCACAGCGTGTATGTTGTGTGCCACTAACTGTCCAGCACAATGCATTCGTATTACTGCCGACGAACACCAAGACAGCTCGGTGGAAAAGTACCCCATCAGTTATGAAATTGATATTTTGCGCTGTGTTTATTGTGGTTTTTGCGAAGAGGCTTGCCCTGTAGACGCTATTCGCATGGGGCCAGAGTGGCAAACTCCCGATACTAATGGCTCTCAATTTACTTATGATATTCGTTACCTTGCCCATCGCTCGCAATTAAAGGGCGGAGTAGAAAGTTCGCTAGATGATCACGAACGGCACAACTGGGGGATTTAATTGGAAGCTTCTATTAGTTTATTAGTTAACTCTATTCAAAAGCTGTACCACCGTAAGGCTTTAGAAAATATTCAAAAAATATTTGCCAAAACTCATTATGCAGATATTGCAGAAATTTTATCTCATTTTAGTTCAGAAGAAAGAATTGCATTATTTAATTTACTATCTTCGGGAAAAGACAAGTCTTCTGTGCTTAGTTACTTAAGTGAAACTATGCAAAAAGAAATTTTAGAAGCCTTGTCAAAAAAAGAAGTTTTAAATGTAGTTACAGGAATGGACTCCGATGATGTGGCCGACCTTTTAGCCACTTTGCCCGAGGAGTCGGTAAAAGAAATTTTAACCTCTATGGAAAAAAGTGATTCCACAGAAGTGGTTAATTTAATTTCTTACCCAGAAGATTCTGCTGGTGGGTTAATGAACTCTGACTTTTTGGCCTTTGACCAAAATTTTACTGTACAGCAGGCTATTGATTTTATTCAAAGCGAAGAATCAGAAAGCTTAATTACTTTTTATATTTATGTAGTAGCCGACGAAGATAAATTAATAGGAGTTTTAAATTTAAAGCAATTATTATTGGCAAAGAAAAAAGACATTTTAAAAGATTTAATGAAGCTAGATGTTATTTCTGTTTCTGTGGAAACCAACCAAGAGCAAGTGGCTAGGGTGGTGGAAAAATACGATTTTCTATCTGTTCCGGTGGTGGACCCGTCAGGATCTTTGGTAGGAGTTATTACTGTAGATGATGTTTTAGATGTTATTCGTGAAGAAGCAGAAGAAGAACTGTTACACCGTGGGCAAGCCGGCGGGGGTATGGAATCTTCGTTATTAGAACATTTTAAAGCTAGGTTACCTTGGGTTTTATTAACCTTTTTAGGAGGGCTTTTATGCTTTTCTATAGTTCATTTATTTACCGCCGAGTATAGAAAAGATGCCTTTATTGATTTTTGGTTATTAATTACCGCATCCTTACCTTTAATTTTATCTTTAGGCTCGGTGCTAAGCACACAATCGGCAACCATGACTCTTTCGGGAATTCGCGTGGGCATTTTTGAGAAAAAAAATATTTGGCTAAAACATTTTGCAAAAGAATTATGCTTAGGTTTATTTTTTTCTATTTTATTATTTTTATTATTATTTGTAGTGAGTTACTTTTTTCCCATTAAGCCAGTTTATGAAATATTAGTTTTAGGTATAGTTTTTCAAGTATTTTTATCCTTGTCTTTAGGTTCTTTTGTTCCTTTAGTTTTTGAAAAATTGGGTTTAAATGCCACCGTATCAGCCTTGCCTTTTTTAACTATTTTATTAGATATTATTATCATTAGCTTGCTGTTTTACTATTTAAGTTTTAGTTAACTGTAGTTGTTTCTTTATTGCTCCTTTTTTGCAAGAGTGATATAGATTGATAATGGATAAATCAAAACCGCATTGCTGTGACTCGAAGCCAAAACCAAAACCATGTTGTGGCTCAAAGCCTAAGCTAAAGCCAAAACCATGTTGTGGCTCAAAGCCTAAGCCAAAACCAAAGCCATGTTGTGGCTCGAAGCCAACTCCTCCCGTGATAAATGGTAATGGTATTTTTTACTGTCCCATGCATTGTGAAGGAAAAAAAACTTACACCGCCCCCAAGGATTGCCCTGTTTGTGGTATGGATTTAGTAGAGCAGCCCAACCTTGCCCAGGGGCAGGTCGAAAGTGGCGAGCAAAAAATTTATAAAACCTTAGTTACAAAGTTAAAAATTGCTGCAAGCTTTTCGGTACCAGTTTTTATTATTGCTATGGCAGATTTAATACCAGGAAAACCTCTTGCCAGCATACTTAGTCAAGACAGTTGGAATTGGGTGCAATTTTTTTTAAGTTTACCAGTAGTGTTTTACGCGTGTTGGATGTTTTTTGTTAGAGCCTATAAGTCTATTATCACTTGGAATTTAAATATGTTTACCTTGGTAGGCATTGGCACGGGTGTGGCTTTTTTATTTAGTGTGGTGGCTTTGTTTTTTCCTCAACTTTTTCCCGAAGAATTTAAAACCTCTGCAGGAAGTGTTCATCTTTATTTTGAAGCCACAGTGGTGATTTTAACTTTAGTATTATTAGGACAAATGTTAGAGGCCAAAGCGCATAGCCAAACAGGTAGCGCATTAAAAATGCTTTTAAACCTTGCGCCCTCTAAGGCCATTGCTGTGATTGATGGTAAAGATAAAATAGTATCGGTAGACAGTTTACAAGTGGGTGATTTTGTAAGGATTAAGCCGGGCGAAAAAATTCCTGTGGATGGAAAAATAACTAAAGGGCAAAGCAGTATTGATGAGTCAATGATTTCTGGCGAGCCCATTCCTGTGGATAAGGTGGAGGGCGATAAAGTTAGGGCGGGAACAATTAATGGCACACAAACTTTTTTAATGTTAGCCGAAAAAGTGGGTTCAGAAACTTTGCTTTCTCAAATTATTAAAATGGTTAACGAAGCCAGTCGTTCGCGTGCGCCCATACAAAAGCTAGCAGACAAGGTTGCTAAATACTTTGTTCCTTCGGTGATGTTGGTTTCATTAGTGACTTTTTTTGCGTGGTTTATTTTTGGGCCAGAGCCTGTTTTTACTTATGCTTTTGTTAATGCGATTTCTGTTTTAATTATTGCTTGCCCTTGTGCTTTGGGCTTGGCCACTCCCATGTCAGTAATGGTTGGGGTGGGTAAGGCGGCACAGTTGGGCGTGTTAATTAAAAATGCCGAAGTGTTAGAGCTTATGGAAAAAGTGGATGTTTTAATTACCGACAAAACGGGAACCATTACAGAGGGTAAACCTTCGGTGGAAAAAATGGTTTCTTTAGAGGCAGCTTTGCCTTTAGGGGTTGTTTCACCTTTAAAGATGGCTTCAGAAAAAGAGTTAATACAATGGGTTGCTTCTTTAAACCAATATAGCGAGCATCCCTTAGCCACGGCAATAGTAAAATATGCCAAAGAAAGAAAAGTGATTTTTTTAGAAGCTTTTAATTTTCAATCCATTACGGGGGAAGGTGTAACAGGTACAGTGGCTAATAAATCAGTAAGCTTAGGTAATCAAAAATTAATGCAAAGGAAAGGAGCGGTAGTTTCTGAAAACCTAATTAGCAAAGTTTTGTTAGAACAAAGGTTAGGAAAAACCGTTTCGTATATTTCTATTGATAACAAAGTTGTAGGTTATGTGGTTATTACGGACGCTATAAAACTCACTAGCATAAAAGCCATTAAACAGTTAACCAGCAAGGGCTTAAATATAATTATGATGACAGGAGATAATTTTAACACTGCCCAGGCGGTTGCTAAAAAATTACAACTTAGTCATTTTCAAGCAGATTGTTTACCCGAGGATAAATTAAATGCAATTAAAAAATTACAAAGTCAGGGAAAACTTGTTGCAATGGCAGGAGACGGAATTAATGATGCTCCCGCTTTAGCACAGGCCGATGTGGGTATAGCTATGGGGACGGGGGCAGATGTGGCTATGGAAAGTGCCAAGCTAACTTTGGTAAAGGGCGATTTACAAGGCATTGTTAAAGCAAAGTATTTAAGTTTTCAGGTTATAAAAAACATTAAGCAAAATTTATTTTTTGCATTTTTTTACAACATTTTAGGGGTGCCTATTGCCGCAGGAGTTTTATTTCCAGTTTTTGGAATTTTATTGTCTCCAATGATTGCCGCCGTAGCCATGAGCCTTAGCTCTGTGTCGGTTATTGTAAACTCATTAAGGTTAAAAAATATAGTGATAAAATAATTGATGGTTAATTTGTGTTGTTTAAAAGTTTGCATTTAATTTATGTTACAAAAAAAAGTTATTATTTTAAAAAAAATTAAATACGCAGAAGCCAATTTAATTTTACACACTTTAAGCAGCGAGGGAGAAAGGCTAAATTTTATAGCTCGCTCGGCAGCAAAAAGTTTTAAACGATTTTCTGCAGGTGTTTTAGAGCCTTTGCATTATTTAAAGGTTTCTTACACAGAGGCTAGGTCGGGAGACTTACATTTATTAAAAGAAGCACAAGTTATAGAAGATTTTTATAATTTAAGAACAAACTATGAGTGTTTAAATTTAGCCTTATACTTTTTATCTTTTGTAAGTCGACTAACTCACGAATCTTTAGATGACAATGAAGAGTTATTTAATTTACTAGGAAACACATTACAAGTTTTAAAAAAATTGAGTAAAGAGAAGGGCGCTCCATGCGCAGACGCAAGTGCAGATGCAAGCGCAAGTGCCAGCGCAGGTACCAACACTAATGCAGGCGCAAGTGCCGAGGCTTTAAGCCAACTAAAACTGCGCTTTGAAATAAAAGCCTTGCACCAACAAGGCGTATGCCCCGCAGACCTTTTTCACTCTAACTTATTGGCTAAACCAATTGGAGAGCACCCCATAGTTTTTTCTACCGAAGAATTATCCAAAGTAGAAGCCATAAAGCTAAAAGTTTACCACGCCCTAAAAGAATATTTGCCAAATTTTGAATAAGAAGGGGGATAGGCCCTCCTTTAAAACAGGGGGTCTGCCTCTTAAAGTTTTAATTTCTGCAACTGACCCCAAGACAGAACCTCGACCCCTAAATCTTTAGCTTTTTTTAATTTACTTCCAGATTTTTCGCCAGCAATTAAAAAATCAGTATTCTTACTAATACTGCTACTAACTTTTGCGCCAATATTTTCAAACCTTCTTTTTAGTTCCGATCTTTCTATTGGAAGGCTACCTGTTATAACAATAGTTTTGTTATATAATTTATTATTAGTATTTGTAACCGCTACAGGATTAATAATATTTAAATTTAATTTTTTTATTTTTTTAAGCTCTGTTAAATTATTAGAATCTTTTAAATATTGAGATAAAAAATCTGCCACCGTTTCGCCAATATCTTCTAGCTCGATAAGTTCTTTTTTTATTTTGGAGGCACTCATCTTACTTAAATCCATAAATCCGTTAAAATTTTTACAATATTTAGCCAAAGTTAAAGCAGTTTGCTGACCTATAAATCTTATT of the Pseudobdellovibrionaceae bacterium genome contains:
- the nuoF gene encoding NADH-quinone oxidoreductase subunit NuoF produces the protein MEVKILTQHYDKPEYQSLEGYKKYEGYQQLKKALTLKPEAITEMVKQAGLRGRGGAGFPAGVKWGFLPNNGKKRYLICNADEGEPGTFKDRAMMDRAPHQLIEGMIISAFAINSPKSYIYIRGEYFESKRIVEKAIKEAYAANLLGDNILGSGFSHHMDIYSGAGAYICGEETGLISSLEGKKGQPKLKPPFPAIEGYLAHPTIVNNVETLAAVTIIIRDGVEGYRKYGTEKSPGTKLFSVSGNVVKPGNYEIPLGTPLKDVIFNLCGGLKQGRKLKAVIPGGSSAPVLNEEEAMSVNMDYEDLADKGSMLGSGAIIVIDDSNSMVELLQVLMHFYHHESCGQCTPCREGTGWLSKLSNSILEGSASLNDVKLLEKVANHMKGKTICALSDAAAFPVLSFVSKFKEEFISAATANVALQFQSKNGQSYKRG
- the nuoD gene encoding NADH dehydrogenase (quinone) subunit D; the protein is HITQKFGVVYELFSSLDMSRLRVKLGVNDSEEVPSITSVWKVANWFEREIYDMFGIVFTGHPYLHRLLTHHQFQGHPLRKSYPADYNQPCTESLPIHFADDKVDLDPNSSMIPLNIGPSHPATHGTLRVMCELDGEKVNRANVEIGYLHRCFEKMAETHPYNQVIPYTDRLNYCSAPINNVAYCKTVEKLLGVNIPLRAQAMRIVLMELSRIIDHIVCVAANAVDLGALTGFFHLFTYREKVYSLFEKLCGARLTVSLTRVGGMAQDAPDNWFKEVLEFCKDMSKGVDEIDQLLTGNKIWINRTRDVGNITTEEAVAWGYTGPLLRATGMNLDLRKATPYYGYETLDFDIPTGTSGDLYDRYLVRVAEMRESLKIITQMCKNMPSGDYTIRDKSIVLPEKKDVYGNIESLMNHFMLVIKGIKNKPLEVYDALEAANGELGFYLISDGSACPYRLKVRPPCFSIYQSFPEQIIGVQVADVIAILGSMNVIAGELDR
- a CDS encoding NAD(P)H-dependent oxidoreductase subunit E, whose protein sequence is MFTISEKTKAFITKEVSRYETKRSAIIPCLFELQKDNQGWINNDCIESLSQFMNIPSKDINEVFHFYTMFNKQSVGNFHIQVCCNISCHMNGGLDLFQVLSDKFNIKPQQVSKEGLAISKVECLGSCGTAPMMQVNEKYYENLTKEKAIQLVNDLVASKKQN
- the mgtE gene encoding magnesium transporter — translated: MEASISLLVNSIQKLYHRKALENIQKIFAKTHYADIAEILSHFSSEERIALFNLLSSGKDKSSVLSYLSETMQKEILEALSKKEVLNVVTGMDSDDVADLLATLPEESVKEILTSMEKSDSTEVVNLISYPEDSAGGLMNSDFLAFDQNFTVQQAIDFIQSEESESLITFYIYVVADEDKLIGVLNLKQLLLAKKKDILKDLMKLDVISVSVETNQEQVARVVEKYDFLSVPVVDPSGSLVGVITVDDVLDVIREEAEEELLHRGQAGGGMESSLLEHFKARLPWVLLTFLGGLLCFSIVHLFTAEYRKDAFIDFWLLITASLPLILSLGSVLSTQSATMTLSGIRVGIFEKKNIWLKHFAKELCLGLFFSILLFLLLFVVSYFFPIKPVYEILVLGIVFQVFLSLSLGSFVPLVFEKLGLNATVSALPFLTILLDIIIISLLFYYLSFS
- a CDS encoding NADH-quinone oxidoreductase subunit I is translated as MKVNHNIKSYFLLSIFSGMKFTFIKMIKNLFNKKKMITLNYPEEKYSYGPRFKGNHILTVKKDGSLRCTACMLCATNCPAQCIRITADEHQDSSVEKYPISYEIDILRCVYCGFCEEACPVDAIRMGPEWQTPDTNGSQFTYDIRYLAHRSQLKGGVESSLDDHERHNWGI
- the recO gene encoding DNA repair protein RecO, with the translated sequence MLQKKVIILKKIKYAEANLILHTLSSEGERLNFIARSAAKSFKRFSAGVLEPLHYLKVSYTEARSGDLHLLKEAQVIEDFYNLRTNYECLNLALYFLSFVSRLTHESLDDNEELFNLLGNTLQVLKKLSKEKGAPCADASADASASASAGTNTNAGASAEALSQLKLRFEIKALHQQGVCPADLFHSNLLAKPIGEHPIVFSTEELSKVEAIKLKVYHALKEYLPNFE
- a CDS encoding copper-translocating P-type ATPase, which codes for MHCEGKKTYTAPKDCPVCGMDLVEQPNLAQGQVESGEQKIYKTLVTKLKIAASFSVPVFIIAMADLIPGKPLASILSQDSWNWVQFFLSLPVVFYACWMFFVRAYKSIITWNLNMFTLVGIGTGVAFLFSVVALFFPQLFPEEFKTSAGSVHLYFEATVVILTLVLLGQMLEAKAHSQTGSALKMLLNLAPSKAIAVIDGKDKIVSVDSLQVGDFVRIKPGEKIPVDGKITKGQSSIDESMISGEPIPVDKVEGDKVRAGTINGTQTFLMLAEKVGSETLLSQIIKMVNEASRSRAPIQKLADKVAKYFVPSVMLVSLVTFFAWFIFGPEPVFTYAFVNAISVLIIACPCALGLATPMSVMVGVGKAAQLGVLIKNAEVLELMEKVDVLITDKTGTITEGKPSVEKMVSLEAALPLGVVSPLKMASEKELIQWVASLNQYSEHPLATAIVKYAKERKVIFLEAFNFQSITGEGVTGTVANKSVSLGNQKLMQRKGAVVSENLISKVLLEQRLGKTVSYISIDNKVVGYVVITDAIKLTSIKAIKQLTSKGLNIIMMTGDNFNTAQAVAKKLQLSHFQADCLPEDKLNAIKKLQSQGKLVAMAGDGINDAPALAQADVGIAMGTGADVAMESAKLTLVKGDLQGIVKAKYLSFQVIKNIKQNLFFAFFYNILGVPIAAGVLFPVFGILLSPMIAAVAMSLSSVSVIVNSLRLKNIVIK
- a CDS encoding 2Fe-2S iron-sulfur cluster binding domain-containing protein, with the protein product MSDKKENLVSCVVNGKSVTVSKNTSIIKAFKAAGEDIAHYCYHPGLSVAGCCRLCMVEIEGNPRTQIACNTMVAEGMKITNQSEKIKEDVQWGLDFHLLNHPLDCPICDQAGECGLQEQYMKFGQYEPEMNQNKVKKNKVVSLGEKIVLDTERCILCSRCVRFTDEVSKTHELGIFNRGDRSEVGTFNGKELNNDYALNTVDICPVGALTSKDFRFKQRVWYLKRAEAICTGCSTGCSIYLDYNDEGFFRVMPKPNENNNSYWMCDEGRDLYQHLNPKKRLVQVCPSQSINASSSEEAVQGLKTTLENITDKTKVGVLVTGQYSVEDYQAFFSSIKEKTSIEKVYHWFDQKNSENDFDDLLIRGDKNPNTKGLLSVTKDLSLNLVDSLELKNTASHLDVLIVLGPEYNKFFSTLDEKIAMFKKAGQVFYFSSVKLEALDALSNVTQIPLPSLVERGGTYINYKGLEQKVAILPKVISGILNFSEIAKVLRGEKVQLEPVFLKTQKVKDNQFNFQKK